Within Streptomyces albofaciens JCM 4342, the genomic segment CGAGAACGCCTTCCAGTTCCTCCGGCTCCAGCCGCCGCAGCAGACCGGTCGTCGCGCACACCATCGCGTTCTTCTGGTTTCGGCCGGTCGCGAAGGCGTTCGGTACGTCGGACTCGGCCACCGCGACGCGCGGCTTGGGCATGTCGGCCAGCGCACACAGCCGGTCGACGGCGCCGTGCAGCTCGGGCGCCTGTTCAGGGGAGACCTCGCGGGCGCCCATGCTGAAGGCCGCGATCCGGTCGCTGAACCAGAACTGCGCGATGAACAGGGCGCCCGAGATGAGCAGCACCACCACCCACGCCCCCTTGAGGAGCACCACCAGCACGCCCACCACGACCACGTACAGCAGGCCGATGAAGAACATCGTCGTGACCATGCGCGAGGTCAGGCCGCGGTCGGGGGCGAATCGGGTTCGTGCCATGCCTCTCAGTCCTCCAACCCGCAGAGTCCGTAGAGCTCACCCGAGGAACCGCGCTCCATCGAGGAACCGCGCGGGTGCCTCTGCCCCGATTCTCCCTCTTGCCGGGTTTTTACGGCGTAAAGCGGAGGCCATGGTTTTCGGCGGGCCAGCGGATCGGCGGGGGGGCCGGGTCGGCGGATGGCCGAGGGCGGCGGGTGCGCCGAGGGCAGCGGGTGCGCCGAGGCGGCGAGGCAGCGGGGAGCGGCCGGGCTGCGAGGCAGCGGGGAGCGGGCGGGCTGCGAGGCAGCGGGGAGCGGGCGGGGATGCGAGGCAGCGGGCGGGGCGACCGGGGGCAACGTGGGCGGGAAGACCACCACAACCGGACCACCCGCACCATACGGCCCCCGGAGTACCCGAAGTATCCCTAGCAGCCATAGCGCCGGGAGCACCCGGAGCCCCCGGAGCGGCCATAGCGCGCCGAGCACCCGTATCGGCCCGCCGGACCCTTCACGCGGTCCCCGTAGGGCCCACAGGCCCCTTCACGCGGTCCCCGTAGCGCACGCAGGACCCTTCGCGCAGCCCCCATAACCACCCACAGCCCCGTCCTACCGCCCGAGCTGTGTCAGCCCCTCCGTAGCGATCCGCTCGAACACCGTGAGATCGGCTTCGAAGATCGAGTCGGCGATCGGCCAGTGCAGCACGATCTCGTCGATGCCCGCCTCGGCGTGTGCACCCGCGAAATCCACGAAGGCGTCCAGAGAAGCGAGCGGACGGTCCGGCGAGAATCCGGTGAGCATGGTCTTCGCCAGCTCCCCGGCGTCCCGGCCGGTCTCGGCACAGGCCTTCTCCAGACGGCCGACCTGCCCGCGTACCGCCTCCAGCGAGTCGGCCGCGCTGCCGGTAGCGGACACCTTCGGATCGCCGGTCGTCACCCACGCCTGTCCGTGAGCGGCCGCCAGCTTCATCCCGCGCGGTCCGGTAGCCGCGATTGCGAACGGCAACCTGGGCCGCTGCACACAGCCGGGGATGTTGCGTACCTCGTGGGCGCGGTAGTGCTCGCCCTCGTAGGAGACCACGTCGTTCGTGAGCAGCCGGTCCAGCAGCGGCACGAACTCGGCGAAGTGGTCGGCGCGTTCCCGGGGCGTCCACGGCTCCTGGCCGAGCGCCGTGGCGTCGAAACCGGAGCCGCCGGCACCGATGCCCAGGGTGATCCGCCCGTCGCTGATGTCGTCCAGCGAGATCAGTTCCTTGGCGAGGGTCACCGGGTGCCGGAAGTTCGGGGAGGTCACGAGCGTGCCCAGGCGCATGCGGGAGGTCGCGGCGGCGGCCGCGGTCAGCGTGGGCACCGCGCCGAACCACGGGCCGTCGCGAAAGCTCCGCCAGGACAGGTGGTCATAGGTGTACGCGGTGTGGAAGCCCAGTTCCTCGGCGCGCTGCCACACCTCCCGGCCACCCTCGGACCAGCGGCGGACGGGGAGGATCACGGTGCTCAGTCGCATGCGTACGAGCCTACGGCCGCACGTGAAGC encodes:
- a CDS encoding LLM class flavin-dependent oxidoreductase; translation: MRLSTVILPVRRWSEGGREVWQRAEELGFHTAYTYDHLSWRSFRDGPWFGAVPTLTAAAAATSRMRLGTLVTSPNFRHPVTLAKELISLDDISDGRITLGIGAGGSGFDATALGQEPWTPRERADHFAEFVPLLDRLLTNDVVSYEGEHYRAHEVRNIPGCVQRPRLPFAIAATGPRGMKLAAAHGQAWVTTGDPKVSATGSAADSLEAVRGQVGRLEKACAETGRDAGELAKTMLTGFSPDRPLASLDAFVDFAGAHAEAGIDEIVLHWPIADSIFEADLTVFERIATEGLTQLGR